In one window of Arachis ipaensis cultivar K30076 chromosome B06, Araip1.1, whole genome shotgun sequence DNA:
- the LOC110263824 gene encoding uncharacterized protein LOC110263824, whose amino-acid sequence MAHSRFSIPITITDESTCNIKHGSLKAELLIQSNLIIWDEAPMLNKMCFEALDQTLRDLMSVTDQHKTHQPFGDKVVVLGGDFRQILPMIPKGSRHDILTLTINSSHPWSFCKVLKLHTSMRLLMPSSDQDEGEIKRFANWILDVGYLMLSCSKKFLIIFR is encoded by the coding sequence ATGGCTCATTCTAGATTTTCAATACCCATTACAATTACTGATGAATCTACTTGCAACATCAAGCATGGCAGTTTGAAGGCTGAGCTGCTCATCCAAAGTAACTTAATAATTTGGGATGAAGCTCCAATGCTCAATAAAATGTGCTTTGAAGCACTTGATCAGACGCTCAGGGATCTTATGTCAGTTACCGATCAACATAAGACACATCAACCATTTGGTGATAAGGTTGTTGTTCTAGGAGGTGATTTTAGACAGATACTTCCGATGATTCCGAAAGGGAGTAGACACGATATATTGACATTAACTATTAACTCATCCCATCCGTGGTCGTTTTGTAAGGTTCTGAAACTGCATACGAGCATGAGGCTTCTAATGCCTTCTTCGGATCAAGATGAAGGTGAAATAAAGAGATTTGCTAATTGGATACTTGATGTTGGATACTTGATGTTGTCATGTTCAAaaaagtttttaataatatttagataa